CAGCCGAGGAGAACCACCTCGCAGCGCTGGGGTGGAGCGCCGGATACGACCCGGACGCCTACGTGAACTTCCTACTGCACTCGGACTTCCACACGCCGGCGTGCTGTAACACGAACCACTACGCGAACGATAAACTCGACTCCCTCATCGAAGAGGGGAAGACCGAGACCGATCCCGAGGCTCGAGTCGAGGTGTACAAGGAACTCCAGAAGGTCGTCGCCAAGCAATCGCCGCTTAGCTTCGTCCGGTTCGGTGAGGAACTCATCGCCCACCGCAAGGAGGCACTCGGCAACTGGACGGTCTCTCCGTTCGACAGCACGCGCTTCTCGACGATTTACAACGTGGCGGCGGAGACCGCCATCACGTTCGACGACCCGGACGGCGACGGCGAACTCAAGGCCTCCGTCGGTGCCGACGCCGCCAACTTCGACCCCGTCCAGCAGAACGACACCACGTCGTCTCAGGTAACGGGCCTCATCTTCGAGGGTCTCGTCGACGTCGACTACTCGGGTCAGCCTCAGCCGCTTCTCGCAGAAAGCTGGGAGCAGCAAGACGACACTACGTACACCTTCTCCCTCCGTGAGGGCGTCCAGTTCCACAACGGCGAGGAGCTGACCGCCGAACACGTCAAAGCCTCGATGGAGCGGTACAAGGGCACGCCGCGCGAGGCCGACGTCTACGACTGGCTCGGCGAGGACGGCGAAATCAGAGTCGTCGACGATTACGAACTCGAAATCGAACTCGCCGAACCCTACGCGCCGTTCCTGCTCAACGTCGGCAACGCGCTCATCGTCCCCTTCGAAGCCATCGAAGAGGAGTACGGCGGGGAGGGTGCCGTCGACCTGCAGGAGGAAGCGATCGGGACCGGCCCGTACATGCACGAGGAGTACCAGCCCGACGAACTCTACCGGATTTCGCGCAACGACGACTACTGGGGGCAGGAACTGATGGACAGCGCACCCGAACCGGACACGATCCAGTTCCGCATCATCGTCGAATCCTCGGTCCGACAGAGTGCCCTCGAGGCCGGCGACGTCCACGTCGTGAGTCCGCCCCCGGCGTCGTTCCAGGAGCTGGACGATAACGACGAAATCGTGGCAAAGAGTACGACGACTGGCGGCTTCGACATGCTCATTCCCCCGGTCCAGCACAAGCCGTTCACTAACGCCAAGGTGCGCCGCGCAGTGTCCCTCCTGATCCCGCGCCAACAGATCATCGACACCGTCTACAACGGAATCGGCGTCCCAGCGTACGGCCCGATTTCGCCCGTTGCCGAGCGATTCGCGCTCGACAACGAGGAACTCCTCAAAATCCTCGAAGAGTAGCGTCGGACTCTAAGCGCCCTTCCCCTTGTCTATCAAACCATGAGCCTCTCACGGTACATTGTAAAACGCATCCTCGTCTCTATCCCCGTCTTGGTCGGGGTAACGATGGTTTCGTTTGGATTGATACAGATGATCCCGGGTGATCCGATCGAATTCATACTCCAGTTTACGAACGTTTCACCCGAGGCGGAAAAACAGCTGTACGACAAGTACAACCTCAACGAGCCAATCTGGAAACAGTATCTGCTGTGGCTTCAGGACGTGATCGTCCTGGACTTCGGCGAATCGATCATCTCGGGCCGCGACGTCGCCTACGAGATCAGTTCGCGACTGGACCACACGATCGCGCTCGGTCTCTTCTCGTGGCTGATCGGTCTGGGCGTCGGCATTCCGACCGGGATCATCGCCGCAGTCAAACGCGGAACCGTCACCGACGAGGCCAGTCGCATCGCCGCCCTGCTGGGAATCGCGACGCCGAACTTCTGGCTCGGTCTGATGTTGATCCTCGTTCTCAGCGTCAACCTCGGGATTTTCCGGGTGATTCCGCCAGACGCCCCGCTGTTGAGCGCAGCGAAGCTAAAATTCCTCATCCTGCCCTCCGTGACCATCGGGACTGCATCCGCGTCGCTGATCATGCGTCTCGTCCGGTCGTCGATGCTCCAGGAACTCAACAAGGAGTACGTTCGGATGGCACGCGCGAAGGGGCTGAGCGAACGAACGGTCATCTTCAAGCACGTCCTTCGGAACTCGCTGATCGCGGTCGTCACCGTCGCGGCGATCCAGATCGCGTTCATCATCAACGGGGCGGTCGTCATCGAACAGGTCTTCTCGTGGCCTGGCCTCGGACGACTTCTCGTCAGGGCTATCAGTCAGCGTGACTTCCCGATCATTCAGGCGGGCGTGTTGATGACCGGCGTCGCGATCGTCGTCGCCAACCTGTTGGCCGATATCGTCTACTCGTGGCTCGACCCACGGATCAGATACTAAGAATGAAGCAGAAACAACGAGATACGACGTCGAAGCGAGGTCGAATCCGAATCACTGGATTCGACGCCGAACGAGTGCGTAACCGAGACTCCCTCTCGGGCTGGACCGAGGCCGAAGCCGAAGGCGGTACCAGCAGAATGGAGTACGCCTGGAGACGGTTCAAGAGCAACCGGCTCGCGATGCTCAGCGTCGGCGTCATGGCACTTATGACTCTCGTGGCCGTTTTCGCCCGGCCGATAACGGTCGACGTCGCCGGCATGTCGCTTCCGCTGCAGCCGTTCTCGATTACGCCGTACGATCCCGGCCGGATGTTCGTCGGGGCGCCGAACGCTCCCCCGAGCGCCGAACACCTGATGGGAACCGACTGGTCGGGACGAGACCTGTTCTCGCGCGTGCTCGTCGGGACCCGGTACAGCCTCACGATCGGGCTGATCGCGACCGTCCTTGCCCTGTTCATCGGGATCCCGCTCGGCTCAATCGCCGGCTACTTCGGCGGCTGGGTCGACGAGACGATCATGCGTCTGGTCGACGTTCTCTACGCGTTCCCGTTTCTCGTCCTCGCCATCGCGATCATCGCAGTGCTCGGACAGGGGTTCTGGAATCTGATCCTGGCGTTGACGATCACCGGCTGGATCAGCTACGCCCGTCTCATCCGCGGTGAGGTACTGAGCGTGAAAGAAAACGAGTACGTACTCGCGGCGAAAGCGCTCGGCGCGACCGATCGCTCGATCATCTTCCGGCACGTCGTCCCGAACGCGATGGCACCGGTCATCGTCCAGGCGACGCTGTCGATCGGGACCGTCGTCCTCTCTGCGGCCGCGCTCGGCTTCCTCTCGCTCGGTCTCACGCCGGGGACCCCCGAGTGGGGGACGATGCTCTCGAGCACTCGCGACACCATCGCACAGGGGTACTGGTGGGTGTCGGTCTTCCCCGGCCTGGCCATCGTCGTGTTCGTGCTCGCTATCAACCTGATGGGCGACGGAATCAACGACGCGCTCGACCCACAGGGAGACACCGCAACGAAACAGAGGATGCAATAGATGGCACTACTCGAAGTCAACGATCTAGTTACGCAGTTCTACACTGAGGACGGAACCGTTCGCGCGGTCGACGGCGTGAGCTATCAGATCGACCGCGGTGAAAAGTTCGGCATCGTCGGCGAGAGCGGTGCCGGCAAGAGCGTGACGAGCCTGTCGGTCATGGGACTCATCGAGAGCCCCGGCGAGATCGTCGGCGGGGAAATCCTGTTCAAGGGTGAGAACCTCCTCGAGAAAAGCCCCGAAGAGATGCGCCGCATCCGGGGGAACGAGATCGCCATGGTGTTCCAGGACGCCGAGACGGCGCTCAACCCCGTCTACACGGTCGGCGAGCAGATCGCCGAGGGGATCCGCACGCACAAGGACGTCTCGGACCAGGAAGCCAAAGAGCAGGCGATCGAGATGCTCGCCGAGGTCGGCATCCCCGACCCCGCGGAGCGATACAGCGACTACCCCCACCAGTTCTCCGGCGGGATGCAACAGCGTGCGGTCATCGCGATCGCGCTCTCGTGCGATCCCGACCTGCTCATCTGTGACGAACCCACGACCGCACTCGACGTCACGATCGAAGCGCAGATCCTCGAGTTGCTCGACGAACTGGCGTCGGACTTCGACACGGCGATCCAGCTCATCACGCACGACCTCGGCGTCGTCGCCGAGATCTGCAACCGCGTGATGGTGATGTACGCCGGCAAGGCGGTCGAGAAAGCACCCGTCGAGGACCTCTACTACGAGCCCAAACACCCCTACTCGGTCGGACTGATGGGATCGATCCCTCGAATCGGTGACAGGCGCGACCGTCTCGAGACGATTCCGGGGACGATGCCCGATCTCGTCGAGGTGCCGCCGGGCTGTAGTTTCCACCCGCGGTGCCCGTACGCCGAGGAGGGCTGTAGCCGAAAAGAGCCGCAACTCGTCGACACCGAGACCGGAAATTCGTCGAACCCAGCCGACGACGAGGAACACGCCGCGTCGTGTCTGGCGTACACGGGCGACCTCCAGGGTGAACTGTCCTACCAGGTAGAAGTCATGACGGACGGAGGGGACTCATGAGTAGCCAACCGCTCGTTCGGACGGACGGACTGACGAAGTACTACAGCAACGCCGACGGCTTTCTCGATCGAGTGCTCGGCAACCGGTCGTGGGTTCGCGCCCTCGACGGCGTCGACCTCGAGGTTCGCGAAGGCGAAACCCTCGGCCTGGTCGGCGAATCCGGCTGTGGGAAGAGTACGCTCGGTCGCACGCTCCTCCAGCTGGAAGCGCCCACGGAGGGCGACGTCTACTTCAAGGGCGAGAACATCACCAACCTGTCGGGTTCGAACCTCCGGGAAAAGCGTCGGGAGATGCAGTACATCTTCCAGAATCCCTTCGCCAGTCTGAACCCCCGATTGACCGTCAACGACATCGTCGGCGAGGCACTCGACGTCCACGGGATCGCCGACGGTGAAGAGCGGGACGCTCGCATCGCGAAGATTCTCGATACGGTCGGGTTGAAGCCGAGTCACGCCAACCGTTACCCACACGAGTTCTCCGGCGGCCAGCGACAGCGGATCGGCATCGCCCGCGCGCTCGCGGTCGACCCCGACTTCGTCGTCTGTGACGAACCCGTCTCCGCACTCGACGTCTCCGTGCAGGCACAGATCCTCAACCTGCTCGAGGACCTCCAGGACGAGTTCGGCCTCTCGTACCTGTTCATCGCCCACGACCTCTCGGTCGTCGAACACATTGCCGATCGCATCGCCGTGATGTACCTCGGCGAGATCGTCGAAGTCGGGACGGCCGAGGAAATCTTCACGCCGCCGTATCACCCCTACACGCACGCACTGCTGTCTGCGATCCCGGAACCCGATCCGCTCTGGCAGGGCGATCGCGTCATCCTCGAGGGGTCGGTTCCGTCGCCGCTCGATCCGCCGAGCGGGTGCAAGTTCCACACGCGCTGTCCCATCGCACAGGAAGACTGCAGCGAGTGGGAGGCGCACCCGGACCTCGAGTCCGTCAGTGGAACGCACGAAATCGCGTGCCCGTACCACGAGATGATCGAAACGGACGTCTGATCGCCGTTCGAGTCTCCGACGATCGGTCCGTTTGCGTGTCGAAACGAACGTTTCTTGGGCGGGAGCTTCCTACAGTGACCCGATGCGTCGTATCTACGAGTCCGACGCGCTCTCGCGGGACGACGAGGACCCGTTCTCGCCGAGCGAATCCGACGAGCGCTCACGGAAGATGATCGACTGGGAGGCAGCCAGCCACGCGTTCCTCCCGGTCTGGCTCCGTGACCGCGCGGTGAGCGTCCACCTCGAGACGGACAAAGACGAGTACGCGCCGGACGAAGCGGTCCGCTGGCGGGCGACGTTTCGCAATCGCTTCCCGTTTCCCGTTCGCATCGTCACCGAGTCGCCGGAACTCTGGCGGTGGTCGGTCGACGGTATCGCCCGCGCGAGCGAAGTCCCGGCGCGGGTCCCGGACCGAACTAGCGTCATCAACTTCTCTCGTAGCGAACGCAAGGTGGTCGAACGGCGCTGGAAGCCTCAGATTCGGGTCACGGAACGCGAGTGGGAACCGCTCGAGTCCGGTACGCACACCCTCTCCGTCGCCCTCAACGTCGATCGGCCCGCCGAACGCAACCTCGACAGCGAGACGACCTTTACGATTTCGCCGTAACACGTCGGTCGCCCGCGATCGGAATCGGCCGGCGGACGATCGTATGGCTCTC
The nucleotide sequence above comes from Halosolutus halophilus. Encoded proteins:
- a CDS encoding ABC transporter substrate-binding protein → MVRDHTQTERTVNRRKLLQGVGGAGAIALAGCLGGESNDNDNGDKERALQLLEEGFEEEGFEPPYEADLVTNENPERVKWSQIVQQVLEDTEYFDLELQQYEWTTYQEVVLSEESAEENHLAALGWSAGYDPDAYVNFLLHSDFHTPACCNTNHYANDKLDSLIEEGKTETDPEARVEVYKELQKVVAKQSPLSFVRFGEELIAHRKEALGNWTVSPFDSTRFSTIYNVAAETAITFDDPDGDGELKASVGADAANFDPVQQNDTTSSQVTGLIFEGLVDVDYSGQPQPLLAESWEQQDDTTYTFSLREGVQFHNGEELTAEHVKASMERYKGTPREADVYDWLGEDGEIRVVDDYELEIELAEPYAPFLLNVGNALIVPFEAIEEEYGGEGAVDLQEEAIGTGPYMHEEYQPDELYRISRNDDYWGQELMDSAPEPDTIQFRIIVESSVRQSALEAGDVHVVSPPPASFQELDDNDEIVAKSTTTGGFDMLIPPVQHKPFTNAKVRRAVSLLIPRQQIIDTVYNGIGVPAYGPISPVAERFALDNEELLKILEE
- a CDS encoding ABC transporter permease — translated: MSLSRYIVKRILVSIPVLVGVTMVSFGLIQMIPGDPIEFILQFTNVSPEAEKQLYDKYNLNEPIWKQYLLWLQDVIVLDFGESIISGRDVAYEISSRLDHTIALGLFSWLIGLGVGIPTGIIAAVKRGTVTDEASRIAALLGIATPNFWLGLMLILVLSVNLGIFRVIPPDAPLLSAAKLKFLILPSVTIGTASASLIMRLVRSSMLQELNKEYVRMARAKGLSERTVIFKHVLRNSLIAVVTVAAIQIAFIINGAVVIEQVFSWPGLGRLLVRAISQRDFPIIQAGVLMTGVAIVVANLLADIVYSWLDPRIRY
- a CDS encoding ABC transporter permease yields the protein MKQKQRDTTSKRGRIRITGFDAERVRNRDSLSGWTEAEAEGGTSRMEYAWRRFKSNRLAMLSVGVMALMTLVAVFARPITVDVAGMSLPLQPFSITPYDPGRMFVGAPNAPPSAEHLMGTDWSGRDLFSRVLVGTRYSLTIGLIATVLALFIGIPLGSIAGYFGGWVDETIMRLVDVLYAFPFLVLAIAIIAVLGQGFWNLILALTITGWISYARLIRGEVLSVKENEYVLAAKALGATDRSIIFRHVVPNAMAPVIVQATLSIGTVVLSAAALGFLSLGLTPGTPEWGTMLSSTRDTIAQGYWWVSVFPGLAIVVFVLAINLMGDGINDALDPQGDTATKQRMQ
- a CDS encoding ABC transporter ATP-binding protein, with the translated sequence MALLEVNDLVTQFYTEDGTVRAVDGVSYQIDRGEKFGIVGESGAGKSVTSLSVMGLIESPGEIVGGEILFKGENLLEKSPEEMRRIRGNEIAMVFQDAETALNPVYTVGEQIAEGIRTHKDVSDQEAKEQAIEMLAEVGIPDPAERYSDYPHQFSGGMQQRAVIAIALSCDPDLLICDEPTTALDVTIEAQILELLDELASDFDTAIQLITHDLGVVAEICNRVMVMYAGKAVEKAPVEDLYYEPKHPYSVGLMGSIPRIGDRRDRLETIPGTMPDLVEVPPGCSFHPRCPYAEEGCSRKEPQLVDTETGNSSNPADDEEHAASCLAYTGDLQGELSYQVEVMTDGGDS